The following proteins come from a genomic window of Athalia rosae chromosome 1, iyAthRosa1.1, whole genome shotgun sequence:
- the LOC105686099 gene encoding mitochondrial ribonuclease P catalytic subunit, which produces MALYKSSSETIIKHSRWLSTQVQRTKVTLFDRLQQVITTSHESPIVDCKQWSKFREDLLKPPLAVKEIALDSTILQYCISSNDLPLGKSYQKYLRESESNPSLGFVGKYFQLLYNNMHHLTHDDKKDILTMYDNLRVAHPLLDASTAECCILGLSLTERWKESFELLEMLKVSCTGSVACYSAIAQAAFYNSCPEIGWKYLNEMVTLERNPKSAVYITYVDYCTRTFTDRDVCVAEIGKLFNFFAEHSLAPFKDAIDYIQVTFKKLGWTGVPTVVDKKGVCQTCGHQLSPLNLSAEDYSMLLNAVVEKALVGNDVYHRTTPVELKKFQNFINRTKPYDVVVDGLNVAYKNRQVSNNPAQKVATLVRQFVSQNKIVLILGRKHMMQWNANAMKYIKNNSYLFLTDDLSSDDLCLLYATFASGPQTQFVSSDLMRQHKFLLQDPALKKLFKHWQMASQRFPVFRGSQLHITPPLNYLPVAQSSENHWHIPYQQNDAPLTDTYEPPAYWLCLHKLGKRRN; this is translated from the exons ATGGCATTATATAAATCATCCAGCGAGACAATCATCAAACATTCGAGGTGGCTCAGTACTCAAGTACAGAGGACAAAAGTAACATTGTTTGATCGATTGCAGCAAGTTATTACAACAAGTCATGAGAGCCCTATTGTTGACTGCAAACAATGGTCAAAATTTAGAGAAGATCTCTTAAAACCTCCATTAGCAGTTAAAGAGATCGCACTTGACTCCACAATCTTACAATATTGTATTTCCTCCAATGATTTACCCCTGGGAAAATCTTATCAGAAATATTTAAGAGAAAGTGAGAGCAATCCAAGTCTCGGATttgttggaaaatattttcaattattatacaataatatgcACCATCTTACtcacgatgataaaaaagatattttgacAATGTATGACAATTTGAGGGTTGCACACCCATTGCTCGACGCTTCAACAGCTGAATGTTGTATTTTGGGACTCAGTCTTACCGAAAGATGGAAAGAAAGTTTTGAACTCTTGGAAATGTTGAAAGTATCTTGCACTGGTTCTGTTGCTTGTTATTCAGCCATTGCCCAAGCTGCTTTTTATAACTCATGCCCCGAAATAGGCTGGAAATATTTAAATGAAATGGTAACATTGGAAAGAAATCCAAAATCTGCCGTGTACATCACTTATGTGGATTATTGCACCAGGACTTTCACTGATAGAGATGTATGTGTGGCAGAAATAGGGaaactcttcaatttttttgcagaaCATAGTTTAGCACCCTTTAAGGATGCCATCGACTATATTCAAGTCACATTCAAAAAGCTTGGTTGGACCGGTGTGCCAACCGTTGTGGATAAAAA GGGTGTGTGTCAAACATGTGGTCACCAATTGTCACCACTGAATCTATCCGCAGAGGATTATTCAATGCTATTGAACGCAGTTGTTGAAAAAGCACTGGTTGGGAATGACGTATATCATCGAACTACACCAGTCGAGCTCAAAAAATTCCAGAATTTCATAAATCGAACAAAACCGTATGATGTTGTCGTCGATGGGCTAAATGTTGCATATAAAAATAGGCAAGTTTCGAATAACCCTGCGCAAAAG gtaGCTACATTAGTAAGACAATTCGTAAGCCAGAATAAAATTGTTCTCATACTTGGCCGAAAACATATGATGCAATGGAATGCTAACGCAATGAAGTACATCAAAAATAACTCCTACCTCTTCCTAACTGACGATCT ATCATCGGATGACCTCTGCCTTTTATACGCAACTTTTGCGAGTGGACCGCAAACACAGTTCGTTTCATCTGATCTTATGCGACAGCACAAATTTCTCCTGCAAGATCCGGCGCTGAAAAAGTTGTTCAAACATTGGCAAATGGCTAGTCAACGCTTTCCCGTGTTCCGAGGGAGCCAGTTACATATCACACCACCGTTGAATTATTTGCCTGTTGCTCAAAGTAGCGAAAATCATTGGCACATTCCTTACCAACAAAATGATGCCCCATTAACAGATACCTACGAACCTCCCGCTTATTGGCTCTGCTTACACAAGTTAGGAAAGCGTCGTAATTAA
- the LOC105686100 gene encoding leucine-rich repeat-containing protein 58: protein MENYTSDSSDSDNTIKTLDFSYLSLDSNVVDEHLNAVKNPDNVETILLHQNRLIYTPASVTRFTNLNVLDVSNCGLVELPDLLGDCPLTSLIAKNNSLCNESLPKSFDSFPTLRELNLSGNRLNDFPEQVLELTGLRYLYLGGNTITRITQDIWKLQRLQILSMGGNRLTEVPSTLGQLITLQALILCDNMLESLPRSIANLKNLKSLLLHKNRLKTLPTEIITLSCLTELSLRDNPLVVRFVSDMTLDPPSLLELAARVIKINDIQYDETDLPRNLNEYLNSGHCCVNPKCKGVFFNNRIEHIKFVDFCGKYRVPLLQYLCSSKCIDLRSNEDKIDRNGIMMQKVLLG, encoded by the exons ATGGAAAATTATACTTCAGACTCTAGCGATTCGGATAATACAATCAAAACTTTAGACTTCTCCTATCTTTCACTGGACTCAAATGTCGTAGACGAACATTTGAATGCTGTTAAAAATCCCGATAATGTTGAGACGATATTACTTCATCAGAATCGATTGATTTACACTCCAGCAAGCGTCACAAGATTCACAAACTTGAATGTACTAGATGTGTCGAATTGTGGCCTCGTTGAATTACCCGATTTATTGGGCGACTGTCCGCTGACTAGTTTAATCGCAAAAAATAACAGCCTGTGCAATGAATCTCTACCAAAATCATTTGACTCCTTTCCAACTTTGAGGGAATTAAATTTGAGTGGTAACAGATTGAACGATTTTCCTGAACAAGTCTTGGAGTTAACTGGACTCCGATATTTGTATCTAGGCGGCAACACAATTACCAGAATCACACAAGACATATGGAAATTGCAAAG ATTGCAAATTTTGTCAATGGGCGGAAACAGACTAACTGAGGTCCCTTCGACGTTGGGTCAACTCATAACTTTACAGGCTTTAATCCTATGCGACAATATGCTGGAGAGTTTGCCTAGATCAATCGCAAATTTAAAGAATCTCAaatcgctgctgctgcacaaAAACAGACTAAAAACTTTGCCAACTGAAATAATAACTTTAAGCTGCCTTACAGAG ttaTCGTTGCGGGACAATCCTCTAGtagttcgtttcgtttctgaTATGACGCTTGATCCACCATCCCTGTTGGAATTAGCAGCTCGTGTTATTAAAATTAACGATATTCAGTACGATGAAACTGACCTGCCAAGAAACTTGAACGAGTATTTAAACAGTGGGCATTGCTGTGTCAATCCAAAATGCAAAG GTGTATTCTTCAACAATAGAATTGAGCACATTAAGTTCGTTGACTTTTGTGGAAAATATCGCGTACCGTTACTGCAGTACTTGTGCAGCAGCAAGTGCATTGATCTCAGATcaaacgaagataaaataGATCGCAATGGAATAATGATGCAAAAGGTTCTCCTAGGATAG